From the genome of Neochlamydia sp. AcF84:
TGCCAACCGGGGAGATAAAGAATACAAGCTCATTCCTTTAAAACGTATTGCGGCTGAAGAGATGAGTAAAGTTCTCTCCGCAGTTTTCGATCAACTCTCGGGAACCTCTCCTTCTTTGGGAAAAATTTCTGAAAGAAATGAAAAAATATCAGCTCATTTAGATCTTTCACAGGTAGCCAACAACTTTTCCTCAGAATATAACAGCTCGACGGTAGAAGCTAACAGCCTGCGTATTATTCCTCTTAGCAACTCGGCTCCTGCCCTTTTTCTTTATGGAACAAATGAAGAGATTAAAAGAGCGGAAAAAATTATTTGCGAAGTAGAAAGCCATATGGGAGGAGTTAGCGAAAAAGTCATCCATTGGTACACTACACGCCATTCTGACCCTCTTAAATTGGCCGATATGCTTCTCAAAGTCTATGCTTTGATGGTTCAGCAACGTCCCGGCATGCGCACTGATAATCAAGCTTTCTCTGAATCATCTTCTCCTGAGCTTGCTGCCTCCTCGAATGGAAAAAAAGAATTAAATAACGGCTCTCCTTTCAATGCTTTTGAGGGAGGCTACTATTTAAATGACCGTTACATCGTTAATCCGGATCCTTACGAGGAAAGCAACCGTGCTATCGATCCCAATGAGGGCCGTACCAACTTTATAGTGGATCCAAAAACAGGAGCCATTGTCATGGTAGTAGAAGCTGAGCTTCTTCCCAAGCTTAAGGAATTGATTAGAAAATTAGACATTCCTAAAAAAATGGTACAGATCGAAATTCTTCTTTTTGAAAAAAGAATTAGCAATCAGGATAATATTGGCTTAAATTTATTAAAGATTGGCTCGGATGCTTTAAATGCTCATGCAACTGGCTTAGACTATAACGTCAACTTTTTCCAACCTCTCGTTAATAAAGTCTTGCCTGATAATAGAGGCATTACCACCTTTTTTATGAATCGGAAAAAATCAAGTAGGATTCCTGCCTATGATGCAGTGTATCAATTTTTAATTTCCCAAGAAGATATATCCATCAACGCCAGCCCTTCAGTATTGACTTTAAATCAAACGCAAGCCCATATCGCCATCGAAGATGAGATTACTGTTAATACAGGAGTTATCATTACTCCTGTCACTAACACCACTGCCCTTAACAATACCTTCGCTCGTGCACGTTACGGGATTAGAATTGACATCACTCCTATCATCCATACGAGCCACGAAGGATTAGGGGGAGAGCCTAATAGCAATTTTGACGATCATGAAGAGGAAGGCGATTCTATTACTCTTCAAACAGATCTGGTCTTTGAAACAATTAATGGTGGCCTTAATCCCTCGCAGCCTGATGTAACTAGGCGAGTGATTAACAATGAAGTTCGCATCCCTGATGGCCAAACGGTTATTTTAGGGGGATTAAGAAGAAAAATTACCGATGATGCTAAAGATTCTATTCCTTTTTTAGGAGAAATTCCTGGTCTAGGCAAGCTTTTTAGCTCAACTGCAATGACGGATAATAGTGTGGAGATGTTTATCTGTATTACTCCCAAAATTGTTGCCGACCCTAAAGAAGATCTTGAGCTTTATCGCTATCGCGAGCTCACACGCCGTCCAGGAGATATTCCTTCTTTCTTGTATGCCCTTGAAGAAGCAAAAAATGCTGAAAAAGATCGCTTATTACGAGGCACGGTACAGCTTCTCTTTGGAAGAGAACAAGAGCGCTGCGAGCCTTTACCTTTGGGAGAATATGACGGAAGATAAA
Proteins encoded in this window:
- a CDS encoding type II secretion system protein GspD → MKTTNNFFCFFLLSIFIFLTRVLSPLWGQTIAEKKASFTQNSNDLHPEMQEYLRDINRELKEQQSQLRNLYAEVEKLYNINAPEEAYHKLLTQINTLRQSIQDTQKGWQQLSAEMASTEGYSLWHQPDTNIGQLVIDYGSQNYVYLLSPEIAMVKLSVDSNLPIPRASWDEMLELILVQNGIGFKQLNAYLRQLYFLKQDKSNLKMITNKREDLDLLPAEARVLFMLSPEVAEIKRVWHFLDKFINPTTTVLQLIGRDILVVAPKIDLQELLKLYDFISANRGDKEYKLIPLKRIAAEEMSKVLSAVFDQLSGTSPSLGKISERNEKISAHLDLSQVANNFSSEYNSSTVEANSLRIIPLSNSAPALFLYGTNEEIKRAEKIICEVESHMGGVSEKVIHWYTTRHSDPLKLADMLLKVYALMVQQRPGMRTDNQAFSESSSPELAASSNGKKELNNGSPFNAFEGGYYLNDRYIVNPDPYEESNRAIDPNEGRTNFIVDPKTGAIVMVVEAELLPKLKELIRKLDIPKKMVQIEILLFEKRISNQDNIGLNLLKIGSDALNAHATGLDYNVNFFQPLVNKVLPDNRGITTFFMNRKKSSRIPAYDAVYQFLISQEDISINASPSVLTLNQTQAHIAIEDEITVNTGVIITPVTNTTALNNTFARARYGIRIDITPIIHTSHEGLGGEPNSNFDDHEEEGDSITLQTDLVFETINGGLNPSQPDVTRRVINNEVRIPDGQTVILGGLRRKITDDAKDSIPFLGEIPGLGKLFSSTAMTDNSVEMFICITPKIVADPKEDLELYRYRELTRRPGDIPSFLYALEEAKNAEKDRLLRGTVQLLFGREQERCEPLPLGEYDGR